A genomic window from Flavobacterium johnsoniae includes:
- a CDS encoding SusC/RagA family TonB-linked outer membrane protein: MKLTKLLVFCISSLLFSVIAVAQDVTVNGIINDESGMPVPGATVLLKGTTKSTASDFDGKFQIQVPSNGTLTVTFIGYTTVTEAVNGRTKIAIQLKPESQSLNEVVVVGYGTQKKSVVTGAISSVKASDLEDLPITRVEQSLQGRVSGVTIAANAGQPGSSSTIRVRGITSFGNNEPLWVVDGVIVDSGGIGFLNQSDIASMEVLKDAASQAIYGARAAAGVILITTKKGRAGKMSVNYNGYTGFSEAARKLDLLNATEYATLMNERYSNGYTPDPSKPYTLPYQNPSSYGVGTNWQEQIFNNHAQRTGHELSLSGGNDVSTFYVSFGLLDQEGIVAPQISNYNRKNIRLNSTHKIVKGLTFGQTLGYSHEKNVGIGNTNNEYGGPLSSAINLDPITPAIVTDPTVANQSPYTLPYVLRDANGNPYGISTKVTQEMSNPLAYIQTRLGNYGWSDNFVGNAYLELEAIKGLKFRTTLGGKLAYWGAESFTPVFYFNSSTINPNNSLTRNSNRGFGWNIENTLSYTKQLGDHNFSILVGQGAYVDNITSGSTVTYKNLPATNFDEATFNSGAVTDDITASAYNGYEHKVTSLFSRLNYDYKEKYLLTGIVRRDGSSRFGQNNKYGVFPSFSLGWVPTKENFWPENKVVTQLKFRGGYGITGSDAIGDFKFLPTIGSGRNYTIGNQGSVVIGNSPNAPANPDLKWEETRQANVAFDATFFNDLSLTADFYIKKSIGILQDIDLPGHVGSPGRPSANIADMQNKGIDVELSYRKKIGQVNLNVSGNISYLENEVTNLGRGIQFISGDASFQNMGAVTRTQVGQSYNSFYGYTTQGIFQNQAEINAYTNAAGGLIQPNARPGDFRWKDNNGDGKIDDDDKTFQGSPLPKYTYGFTINLDYKNFDLLIFTQGAIGNKIFQGLRRLDITDANYQTSALGRWTGEGSTNSYPILSSVDNNKNFSNPSDFYLEDGDYWRIKTVQIGYSLPSDVISKGGLSKVRLYMTGENLLTFTRYSGYDPEIGGGVLGIDKGYYPQARTLMLGVNLQF; the protein is encoded by the coding sequence ATGAAATTAACAAAATTACTTGTTTTTTGTATTTCATCTTTGTTATTCTCGGTTATAGCTGTGGCTCAAGATGTCACAGTAAATGGAATAATCAATGATGAAAGTGGAATGCCTGTTCCAGGCGCAACAGTTTTATTAAAAGGTACTACTAAATCAACAGCTTCTGATTTCGATGGAAAATTTCAGATTCAAGTACCTTCAAACGGAACTTTAACAGTTACATTTATCGGTTATACCACAGTAACTGAAGCTGTAAACGGAAGAACTAAAATTGCAATTCAATTAAAACCAGAATCACAATCATTAAATGAGGTTGTTGTTGTTGGATACGGTACTCAAAAGAAATCTGTTGTTACTGGAGCAATTTCTAGTGTAAAAGCATCAGATTTGGAAGATTTACCGATAACAAGAGTTGAACAATCTCTTCAAGGAAGGGTTTCTGGGGTTACTATTGCTGCTAATGCAGGACAACCAGGATCTTCATCTACTATTAGAGTTAGGGGTATTACGTCTTTCGGAAACAATGAACCTTTATGGGTTGTTGACGGTGTAATTGTTGATTCAGGAGGAATTGGTTTTTTAAATCAATCAGATATTGCCTCTATGGAGGTTTTAAAAGATGCTGCGTCTCAAGCGATTTACGGAGCTAGAGCAGCAGCGGGGGTTATTCTTATCACTACTAAAAAAGGTAGAGCTGGTAAAATGAGTGTAAACTACAACGGATACACTGGTTTTTCTGAAGCAGCTAGAAAACTTGATTTATTAAACGCTACAGAATATGCGACTTTGATGAATGAAAGATATTCTAACGGTTACACTCCAGATCCAAGCAAACCGTATACGCTTCCTTACCAAAATCCATCTTCTTATGGTGTGGGTACAAATTGGCAAGAGCAAATTTTTAATAATCATGCACAAAGAACAGGTCATGAGTTAAGTTTGTCTGGAGGAAATGATGTTTCTACATTCTATGTTTCTTTTGGATTGTTAGATCAAGAAGGTATTGTTGCACCGCAAATTTCTAACTACAACAGAAAAAACATTCGTTTAAACTCTACTCATAAAATTGTAAAAGGATTAACTTTTGGTCAGACTTTAGGTTATTCTCATGAGAAAAATGTGGGTATTGGAAATACAAATAATGAATATGGAGGACCTTTAAGTTCTGCTATCAATTTAGATCCAATTACACCAGCTATTGTTACAGACCCGACTGTTGCAAATCAATCACCATATACTCTTCCTTATGTTTTAAGAGATGCAAATGGAAATCCTTACGGAATCTCTACAAAAGTAACTCAAGAGATGAGCAACCCATTAGCTTATATTCAGACAAGATTAGGAAATTATGGATGGTCTGATAATTTTGTTGGAAATGCATATTTAGAATTAGAAGCTATTAAAGGCTTAAAATTTAGAACTACTTTAGGTGGTAAATTGGCTTACTGGGGAGCTGAAAGTTTTACTCCAGTATTTTATTTCAACTCTTCAACTATTAATCCAAACAATAGTTTGACTAGAAATTCTAATAGAGGTTTTGGTTGGAATATTGAAAACACACTTTCATACACAAAACAACTTGGCGATCATAACTTTTCTATTTTAGTTGGACAAGGAGCTTATGTTGATAATATTACTTCTGGATCTACTGTAACTTACAAAAACCTTCCAGCAACTAATTTTGACGAAGCAACATTTAATTCTGGTGCCGTAACAGACGATATTACTGCTTCTGCATACAACGGATACGAGCATAAAGTAACCTCATTGTTTTCTAGATTAAACTATGATTACAAAGAAAAATATCTACTTACTGGTATTGTTCGTCGTGATGGTTCTTCTCGTTTTGGTCAAAACAACAAATATGGAGTTTTCCCATCATTCTCTCTAGGTTGGGTACCAACTAAAGAAAATTTCTGGCCAGAAAATAAAGTAGTAACACAATTGAAATTTAGAGGAGGTTATGGTATTACTGGTAGTGATGCTATTGGAGATTTCAAATTCTTACCTACAATTGGATCAGGAAGAAATTATACAATCGGAAATCAAGGTTCTGTTGTAATTGGAAATAGCCCGAATGCTCCCGCTAACCCAGATTTGAAATGGGAAGAAACTAGACAAGCAAACGTTGCATTTGATGCTACATTCTTCAATGATTTGTCTTTAACTGCAGATTTTTATATTAAAAAATCTATAGGTATCTTACAAGATATCGATTTGCCTGGTCACGTAGGTAGCCCAGGAAGACCTTCTGCAAACATTGCAGACATGCAAAATAAAGGTATTGACGTGGAGTTATCTTACCGCAAAAAAATCGGTCAAGTAAACTTAAACGTAAGCGGAAACATTTCTTACTTAGAAAATGAGGTTACCAATTTAGGAAGAGGAATTCAGTTTATTTCTGGAGATGCTTCTTTCCAAAATATGGGTGCAGTTACTAGAACACAAGTGGGGCAATCTTATAATTCTTTTTACGGATATACAACACAAGGTATTTTTCAAAATCAAGCAGAAATTAATGCTTACACTAATGCAGCAGGAGGTTTAATACAACCAAACGCGAGACCTGGAGATTTCAGATGGAAAGATAATAATGGCGATGGAAAAATTGACGACGACGATAAAACTTTCCAAGGAAGTCCGTTACCTAAATACACTTATGGTTTCACGATTAATTTAGATTACAAAAATTTTGATTTATTAATCTTTACTCAAGGTGCAATCGGAAATAAAATTTTTCAAGGATTACGTCGTCTAGATATCACAGATGCTAACTATCAAACTTCTGCTTTAGGACGTTGGACAGGTGAAGGATCTACTAATTCTTATCCAATTTTATCTTCTGTAGATAACAACAAAAACTTCTCTAATCCATCAGATTTTTATTTAGAAGATGGAGATTATTGGAGAATCAAAACTGTTCAAATTGGATATAGCTTACCAAGTGATGTTATCTCAAAAGGAGGTCTTTCTAAAGTAAGACTTTATATGACAGGAGAAAATTTATTAACATTTACAAGATATTCTGGTTATGATCCAGAAATTGGAGGAGGAGTTTTAGGTATTGATAAAGGATATTATCCACAAGCTAGAACACTAATGTTAGGGGTTAATTTACAATTTTAA
- a CDS encoding RagB/SusD family nutrient uptake outer membrane protein produces MKIKNIRYSFVAAGLLLLGSSCGEDFLTVDPKGLPLVDNYYKDEKEAFSGLVAVYDVMGKQSKGFENMICMMNAGSDDFYAGGGGPGDGAGIHAFDNYTIDKINMPRSFWGDFFQGIARANILLSKLPGVKMDEAKKVRFAAEAKAMRGYYYFELVRTFRNLPLITEPLSPAETYTITQSKPEEVYAQIEKDLIEAKAVLPNTVDVATEGGRFSKGAVQALLGKVYLYEGKNSLAAAEFADVNGTPGGTSMYGYKLLSNFADLWVISNKFNSEAIIEIMHTDKSNADWGFWGGGNDEGNSVNIMVGPRGYTMKTGAAVDYISGWSFNPVTPSLYNALKGDPRFNATIVDMLALKASGVADYAPGDQDTGYFLKKFMPLNGDTSQGGGAAALNYKQDTYAIRLADTYLMEAEALGGTGARAQALLDAVRARVGLASVPVSLDAIANERRLELAGEGHRWFDLVRTGKAATVLASSGFVAGKNEIWPIPQKDLENTKLVQNPNY; encoded by the coding sequence ATGAAAATTAAAAATATAAGATATTCATTCGTCGCAGCAGGATTATTGCTTCTTGGCTCTTCTTGCGGTGAAGACTTTTTAACAGTAGATCCGAAAGGACTTCCATTAGTAGACAACTATTATAAAGATGAAAAAGAAGCTTTTTCTGGTTTAGTTGCTGTTTATGATGTCATGGGAAAACAATCTAAAGGTTTCGAAAACATGATCTGTATGATGAATGCAGGTTCAGATGATTTCTATGCCGGAGGTGGAGGACCTGGAGATGGAGCAGGAATTCATGCTTTTGATAATTATACTATTGATAAAATTAATATGCCTAGAAGTTTCTGGGGAGATTTCTTTCAAGGTATCGCAAGAGCAAACATCTTATTATCAAAATTGCCAGGCGTAAAAATGGATGAAGCAAAAAAAGTTCGTTTTGCAGCAGAAGCTAAAGCAATGCGCGGATATTACTATTTTGAATTAGTAAGAACTTTTAGAAACTTGCCTTTAATTACAGAGCCACTTTCACCAGCTGAAACTTACACAATCACTCAATCTAAACCAGAAGAAGTTTATGCACAGATTGAAAAAGATTTGATCGAAGCAAAAGCAGTTCTGCCAAACACAGTTGATGTTGCAACAGAAGGAGGACGTTTTTCTAAAGGAGCTGTACAAGCATTACTTGGTAAAGTTTATTTATACGAAGGAAAAAATTCTCTTGCTGCTGCTGAATTTGCAGATGTAAACGGTACTCCAGGAGGAACTAGTATGTACGGATATAAACTGCTTAGCAATTTTGCAGATTTATGGGTTATCAGCAACAAATTCAACTCAGAAGCAATTATCGAAATCATGCATACTGATAAAAGTAATGCAGACTGGGGATTCTGGGGCGGAGGAAACGACGAAGGAAACTCTGTTAACATCATGGTTGGTCCGAGAGGATACACTATGAAAACAGGAGCAGCTGTAGATTACATCTCAGGATGGAGTTTTAATCCAGTAACTCCAAGTTTATATAATGCTCTTAAAGGCGATCCTCGTTTTAATGCTACAATTGTAGATATGCTTGCTTTAAAAGCTTCAGGTGTTGCAGATTATGCACCTGGAGATCAAGATACAGGATATTTCTTAAAGAAATTTATGCCTTTAAATGGTGATACTTCTCAAGGTGGAGGAGCAGCAGCTTTAAATTACAAACAAGATACTTATGCTATTCGTTTAGCTGATACTTACTTAATGGAAGCAGAAGCTTTAGGAGGAACAGGTGCTAGAGCACAAGCTTTATTAGATGCTGTAAGAGCTAGAGTTGGATTGGCTTCTGTACCAGTTTCATTAGATGCTATTGCTAACGAAAGAAGATTAGAATTGGCTGGAGAAGGACACCGTTGGTTCGACTTGGTTAGAACTGGAAAAGCAGCTACTGTACTTGCTTCTAGCGGATTTGTGGCTGGTAAAAATGAAATTTGGCCAATTCCACAAAAAGATTTAGAAAATACTAAACTAGTTCAAAATCCTAATTACTAA
- a CDS encoding glycoside hydrolase family 30 protein produces the protein MKKNSLKILCLLFSVAAIAQQPKAKKEFTTSGKKITVYTTAENSKLRLTSTDNLTFSASKQPLETEFSVFVEPAKKFQTFMGIGGAITDASAEIFAKLSKEKQAEFLNAYYDQQKGIGYSLLRTTIQSSDFSSGSYSYIEEGDKDLKTFSIDHDRQYRIPLIKQAIQKAGGKLTTYVAPWSPNAFMKSNKNVLKGGTLLPEYYQTWANFYAKFIKAYEKEGIPIWGTSTQNEPMATQTWESCVYTAEAERDFIKNYLGPTLKKENLGDKKIIVWDHNRDLMNYRANVIYSDPEAAKYVWGMGFHWYETWSGGAPMFDNVAKVNEAYPDKKLMFTEGCVEKFDAAKYQFWGNAERYGTNMIHDFNNGTVAWTDWNILLDQNGGPNHVGNFCFAPIHADTTTGELIYTPSFYYIGHFSKFIRLNAIRVSTAVSRSALLSTSFLNTDGTMATIVMNQSANELTYNLIIGAEKSVVKIPAHAIQTLVY, from the coding sequence ATGAAAAAAAATAGTCTAAAGATTTTATGCCTTTTGTTTTCCGTTGCAGCTATTGCACAACAGCCAAAAGCAAAAAAAGAATTTACAACCAGTGGTAAAAAAATAACTGTTTACACCACAGCAGAAAACTCAAAACTGAGATTAACCTCTACAGATAATTTGACTTTTTCTGCTTCAAAACAGCCTTTAGAAACTGAATTTTCAGTTTTTGTAGAACCAGCAAAAAAGTTTCAGACTTTTATGGGAATTGGCGGTGCTATTACAGATGCAAGTGCCGAAATATTTGCTAAACTTTCAAAAGAAAAACAAGCAGAATTTTTAAATGCTTATTACGATCAGCAAAAAGGAATTGGCTATTCTTTGCTAAGAACAACGATTCAGAGTTCTGATTTTAGCAGTGGGAGCTATTCTTATATCGAAGAAGGAGATAAAGATTTGAAAACTTTTTCTATTGATCATGACAGACAATATCGTATTCCTTTAATAAAACAAGCCATTCAGAAAGCTGGTGGAAAACTAACAACTTACGTTGCGCCTTGGTCGCCAAATGCTTTTATGAAAAGCAATAAAAACGTATTAAAAGGCGGAACTTTACTTCCTGAATACTATCAAACTTGGGCAAATTTTTATGCGAAGTTTATTAAAGCTTATGAAAAAGAAGGAATTCCGATTTGGGGAACTTCTACACAAAACGAACCAATGGCAACTCAAACTTGGGAATCTTGTGTTTATACAGCTGAAGCTGAAAGAGATTTTATAAAAAATTATCTTGGACCAACTTTGAAAAAAGAAAACTTAGGCGATAAAAAAATCATCGTTTGGGATCATAACCGTGATTTAATGAATTATCGCGCCAACGTAATTTATTCAGATCCAGAAGCAGCAAAGTATGTTTGGGGAATGGGATTTCATTGGTACGAAACTTGGTCAGGCGGAGCGCCGATGTTTGATAATGTTGCAAAGGTAAATGAAGCTTATCCAGACAAAAAACTAATGTTTACTGAAGGATGTGTCGAGAAATTTGATGCAGCAAAATATCAATTTTGGGGTAATGCAGAACGTTACGGAACCAATATGATTCACGATTTTAACAACGGAACTGTAGCTTGGACAGATTGGAACATTCTTTTGGATCAAAACGGAGGTCCAAATCATGTTGGGAATTTTTGTTTTGCACCAATCCATGCAGATACAACAACTGGTGAATTAATCTATACACCATCTTTTTATTACATCGGACATTTTTCAAAATTTATTCGTCTTAATGCAATAAGAGTAAGCACGGCGGTTAGCAGAAGCGCTTTATTAAGTACATCTTTCTTAAATACTGACGGTACAATGGCAACTATTGTTATGAATCAATCTGCAAACGAACTTACTTATAATTTGATTATTGGAGCAGAAAAATCGGTAGTTAAAATTCCAGCACACGCGATACAAACGCTTGTTTATTAA
- a CDS encoding glycoside hydrolase family 30 protein codes for MKIKTKIFLSAFILMQLSCFSSKIIAQNTNASSQKNNKIKVFTTAENTNLKLSLSNDFISNNNTQQKSTVSIINTEKTDQTFIGIGGAITDASAEVFAKLSPKKQQEFLNAYYDKNKGIGYSLARTNIHSCDFSSGSYTYIEEGDKDLKTFNIDHDRKYRIPLIKKAIKTAGGKLTLFASPWSPPAFMKDNNDILHGGVLLPEFAPAWALYYAKFIKAYEKEGIPIWGLTVQNEPMAKQSWESCIYTPEAERDFLKNHLGPTLEKEGLASKNVIIWDHNRGDMLEKRANLVFSDPEVSKYAWGIGFHWYETWNGGPPQFESVGKVHEAFPNKNLIFTEGCIERFDASKYQFWGNAERYGINIINDFNNGTVAWTDWNILLDQNGGPNHVGNFCFAPIHADTTKDELIYTPMYYYIGHFSKFIRPNAKRIIETISDKSLLSTSFKNSDGQLITVVMNKSEKEIVYTLENQNSKNTITIPAHAIQTIVY; via the coding sequence ATGAAAATAAAAACTAAAATATTTCTATCAGCCTTTATCTTAATGCAATTAAGCTGTTTTTCATCAAAAATAATAGCTCAAAACACTAATGCTTCTTCGCAAAAAAATAATAAAATAAAGGTTTTTACTACTGCCGAAAATACTAATCTGAAATTGTCATTATCAAATGATTTTATTTCAAACAACAACACACAACAAAAATCTACGGTATCTATTATAAATACTGAAAAAACAGACCAAACATTTATCGGAATAGGAGGTGCTATTACAGATGCAAGCGCAGAAGTTTTTGCCAAATTATCTCCAAAAAAACAGCAAGAATTCTTAAATGCTTATTACGATAAAAATAAAGGAATTGGTTATTCTTTAGCCAGAACTAATATTCATAGTTGCGATTTTAGCAGTGGAAGTTACACATATATAGAGGAAGGAGATAAAGATTTAAAGACTTTTAATATAGACCACGATCGAAAATATAGAATTCCGTTAATCAAAAAAGCAATCAAAACTGCCGGCGGAAAACTAACATTATTTGCAAGTCCATGGAGTCCCCCAGCTTTCATGAAAGACAATAATGATATTTTGCACGGCGGCGTTTTATTGCCAGAATTTGCTCCAGCTTGGGCTTTGTATTATGCTAAATTTATTAAAGCATACGAAAAAGAAGGAATTCCGATTTGGGGATTGACTGTTCAAAATGAACCAATGGCAAAACAAAGTTGGGAATCTTGTATTTATACTCCAGAAGCAGAAAGAGATTTTCTTAAAAATCACTTAGGGCCAACTTTAGAAAAAGAAGGATTGGCTTCTAAAAATGTTATTATTTGGGATCACAATAGAGGAGATATGTTAGAAAAACGCGCCAATCTTGTTTTCTCAGATCCTGAAGTTTCAAAATATGCGTGGGGAATCGGTTTTCACTGGTATGAAACTTGGAATGGCGGACCGCCTCAATTTGAATCTGTTGGAAAAGTTCATGAAGCATTTCCAAATAAAAATTTAATTTTCACAGAAGGCTGTATCGAAAGATTTGATGCTTCAAAATATCAATTTTGGGGAAATGCAGAACGTTACGGAATCAATATAATAAACGATTTTAATAACGGAACTGTTGCTTGGACAGATTGGAACATTCTTTTAGATCAAAACGGAGGACCAAATCATGTTGGTAATTTCTGTTTTGCACCAATTCACGCCGACACCACAAAAGACGAATTAATTTATACACCGATGTATTATTATATCGGACATTTCTCAAAATTCATCAGACCTAATGCTAAAAGAATTATCGAAACGATAAGCGATAAATCTTTGCTAAGCACTTCTTTCAAAAACTCAGACGGACAATTGATTACTGTTGTTATGAATAAATCTGAAAAAGAGATTGTTTATACTTTAGAAAATCAAAATTCAAAAAATACAATCACTATTCCGGCACATGCCATACAAACTATTGTGTATTAA
- a CDS encoding glycoside hydrolase family 30 protein, with product MKLTLNNTIKAFFFMAAVMAQVKCSSSNDAVENPPVVNPPVVNPPTTTNDVDFWLTKGDQSVLLTKQTGVLGFGTTVNSNTNIEVNASQKYQTIDGFGYTLTGGSVEVINQLNAARRTALLQELFGTGENSIGVSYIRISVGASDLDAAPFTYNDLAAGETDLNLAKFSLEKNKDLIAMLKEIIAINPKILILATPWTAPVWMKDVASFKGGKLKAEYYNVYAKYLVKYIQEMKAAGITIDALTPQNEPLHDGNNPSMYMSAADQASFIKNSLGPAFKAANLSVKIIAYDHNCDNPNYPKAILADADAYPFVDGSAFHLYAGDISALTNVYNAYPAKNVYFTEQWTSSEGQFAGDLKWHVRNVIIGSTRNYSKNALEWNVANNANFGPHTDGGCTMCKGAITITSTDSYMRNVAYYIIAHASKFVPMGSVRIQSNSGGDLQNVAFITPSGSKVLIVENDGNSTQSFNIKYDGKWVATSLEAGSVGTYTWK from the coding sequence ATGAAATTGACTTTAAACAATACCATAAAAGCATTTTTCTTTATGGCAGCTGTAATGGCTCAGGTAAAATGTTCTTCATCAAATGATGCTGTAGAAAATCCACCAGTTGTAAACCCGCCAGTTGTAAATCCGCCAACAACAACAAATGATGTTGATTTTTGGCTTACAAAAGGCGATCAAAGCGTTTTGTTAACCAAACAAACTGGAGTTTTAGGATTTGGAACAACTGTAAATTCGAATACAAATATCGAAGTGAATGCTTCTCAGAAATACCAAACGATTGACGGTTTTGGATACACCCTAACAGGTGGAAGTGTAGAAGTAATCAATCAATTAAATGCTGCAAGAAGAACCGCTCTTTTGCAGGAACTTTTTGGTACTGGAGAAAATTCAATCGGAGTAAGTTATATCAGAATTAGCGTTGGAGCTTCAGATCTTGATGCAGCGCCTTTTACTTATAATGATCTTGCGGCAGGAGAAACAGATTTAAATTTAGCTAAATTTAGTTTAGAAAAAAATAAAGATCTAATTGCGATGTTAAAAGAAATCATAGCAATTAATCCTAAAATTTTAATCTTAGCAACGCCTTGGACAGCTCCAGTTTGGATGAAAGATGTAGCTAGTTTTAAAGGAGGAAAATTGAAAGCGGAATATTATAATGTGTATGCTAAATATCTTGTAAAATATATTCAGGAAATGAAAGCAGCTGGAATTACAATTGACGCTCTAACTCCCCAAAACGAACCTTTACATGACGGAAATAATCCAAGTATGTATATGTCTGCGGCAGATCAGGCAAGTTTCATTAAAAATAGTTTAGGTCCAGCATTTAAAGCAGCTAATCTAAGTGTGAAAATTATTGCTTACGATCACAATTGCGATAATCCAAATTATCCTAAAGCAATTTTAGCAGATGCAGATGCATATCCTTTTGTTGACGGATCTGCTTTCCATTTATATGCTGGAGATATTAGCGCATTGACAAATGTTTACAATGCTTATCCTGCTAAAAATGTATATTTTACAGAACAATGGACTTCATCTGAAGGTCAATTTGCTGGTGATTTAAAATGGCATGTTAGAAATGTAATTATCGGTTCAACAAGAAATTACAGTAAAAATGCTTTAGAATGGAACGTAGCCAATAATGCTAATTTTGGACCTCATACAGATGGTGGCTGCACAATGTGCAAAGGCGCAATCACAATAACATCAACAGATAGTTATATGCGTAATGTAGCGTATTATATTATTGCACATGCATCAAAATTTGTTCCGATGGGATCAGTTAGAATTCAAAGTAATTCTGGAGGAGATTTGCAAAATGTAGCTTTTATTACGCCTTCAGGTTCTAAAGTTTTAATTGTGGAAAATGATGGAAATTCAACACAATCTTTCAATATTAAATATGATGGAAAATGGGTTGCAACATCTTTAGAAGCAGGTTCAGTTGGAACTTATACTTGGAAATAA
- a CDS encoding glycoside hydrolase family 16 protein has protein sequence MKMINLVNRASVFTLILLFVFQSCSSSNDGSEDTPVNPAPTNLTVKVDVIGKTAENPNGDGSGKIKLTLNATNALSYKVLINNELKEITTGELTYEFTASGTNNYPISVSAYNGTKFINTSTTVNVYVARKIIWADEFNVDGAPDTSKWGYNTGTGDGWGNNELQYYTTRSENVKVEGGLLKITAIREDYMGSKFTSTRMLTKGKFSFKYGRAEIRAKLPAGGGTWPAFWLLGDNIDTVPWPGCGEIDILESVGNNPNVIHSSLHSPGRSGNTPDTKTTTAPNSTTEFHIYAAEWSAESIKFFVDDNLFYTYKNSSTTPFNANFFVIVNFAMGGNFGGAVDPNFKSATYEVDYVRVYN, from the coding sequence ATGAAAATGATTAATCTTGTAAATAGGGCGAGTGTCTTTACACTTATCCTATTGTTTGTTTTTCAATCTTGCAGCAGTAGTAATGATGGAAGTGAAGATACTCCGGTAAATCCTGCACCAACAAATCTTACTGTTAAAGTTGATGTTATCGGAAAAACGGCAGAAAATCCAAACGGAGATGGAAGCGGAAAAATAAAACTTACGCTAAATGCCACAAATGCACTGTCGTATAAAGTGCTAATTAATAATGAACTTAAAGAAATTACAACTGGAGAATTAACTTATGAGTTTACAGCTTCTGGAACTAATAATTATCCAATTTCTGTTTCGGCATATAATGGAACAAAATTTATAAATACTTCAACCACTGTAAATGTTTACGTAGCAAGAAAAATTATCTGGGCAGATGAATTTAATGTTGACGGTGCTCCAGATACTTCAAAATGGGGTTACAACACAGGAACTGGAGACGGTTGGGGAAATAACGAATTACAATATTATACAACCCGTTCTGAAAATGTAAAAGTCGAAGGAGGTCTTTTGAAAATTACAGCCATTAGAGAAGATTATATGGGAAGTAAATTCACTTCAACCAGAATGCTGACAAAAGGTAAATTTTCATTTAAATATGGAAGAGCAGAGATTCGCGCAAAACTACCAGCTGGAGGTGGAACGTGGCCTGCATTCTGGCTTTTAGGCGATAATATTGATACCGTTCCATGGCCAGGTTGTGGAGAAATAGATATTTTAGAATCTGTTGGAAATAACCCAAATGTAATTCATTCGTCACTACATTCACCTGGACGTTCTGGAAATACGCCAGATACAAAAACGACGACAGCTCCAAATTCGACTACAGAATTTCATATTTATGCAGCAGAATGGAGTGCAGAAAGCATCAAATTTTTTGTAGACGACAATTTGTTTTATACTTATAAAAATTCAAGCACAACTCCTTTTAATGCTAATTTCTTTGTTATTGTAAATTTTGCAATGGGAGGAAACTTTGGAGGCGCAGTCGATCCGAATTTCAAAAGTGCTACTTACGAAGTTGATTATGTAAGAGTATATAATTAA